In a genomic window of Equus asinus isolate D_3611 breed Donkey chromosome 11, EquAss-T2T_v2, whole genome shotgun sequence:
- the EXOSC8 gene encoding exosome complex component RRP43, with product MAAGFKTVEPLEYYRRFLKENCRPDGRELGEFRTTTVNIGSISTADGSALVKLGNTTVICGIKAEFAAPPTDAPDKGYVVPNVDLPPLCSSRFRSGPPGEEAQVASQFIADVIENSQIIQKEDLCISPGKLAWVLYCDLICLDYDGNILDACTFALLAALKNVQLPEVTISEETALAEVNLKKKSFLNIRTHPVATSFAVFDDTLLIVDPTGEEEHLATGTLTVVMDEEGKLCCLHKPGGSGLTGAKLQDCMSRAVTRHKEVKKLMDEVVKSMKPK from the exons ATGGCGGCCGGGTTCAA AACTGTGGAACCTTTGGAGTATTACAGGAGATTTTTG aaaGAGAACTGCCGTCCTGATGGAAGAGAACTTGGTGAATTCAGAACTACTACTGTCAACATAG GTTCAATTAGTACTGCAGATGGTTCTGCTTTAGTGAAGCTGGGAAATACTACAGTAATTTGTGGAATTAAAGCG GAATTTGCAGCACCACCAACAGATGCCCCTGATAAAGGATATGTTG TTCCTAATGTGGATCTACCACCTCTGTGTTCGTCGAGATTTCGGTCTGGACCTCCTGGAGAAGAGGCCCAAGTGGCTAGCCAGTTCATTGCAGATGTCATTGAAAA TTCACAGATAATTCAGAAAGAGGACTTATGCATTTCTCCAGGAAAG CTTGCTTGGGTTCTATACTGTGATCTTATTTGCCTGGACTATGATGGAAACATTTTGGATGCCTGTACCTTTGCTTTGTTAGCAGCCTTAAAGAATG TACAGTTGCCTGAAGTTACTATAAGTGAAGAAACTGCTTTAGCAGAAgttaatttaaagaagaaaagttttttgAATATTAGAACTCATCCAGTTGCAACCTCCTTTGCTGTGTTTGATGA cactCTGCTGATAGTTGACCCTACTGGAGAGGAGGAACATCTGGCAACCGGAACCTTAACAGTAGTAATGGATGAGGAGGGCAAGCTATGTTGTCTTCACAAACCAG GTGGAAGTGGGCTGACTGGAGCTAAACTTCAGGACTGTATGAGCCGAGCAGTtacaagacacaaagaagtaaaaaaactGATGGATGAAGTAGTTAAGAGTATGAAACCCAAATAA